GATGTCGAGGATCGAGTATTACCTCCCTCGGCCTATGATAAATGCGCACGATCGGCTCGCGTGGCAGTGAAATTTGCGTTTGTGCCCGATTGACAAATTTATGAGCTACGAGGGCGCCCGCTGGCCATGCTTTCGGGGTGGCTCGACGTCGTGAACTGAGGGACGAGAGAGACAAGAGCAACCTGGCGCAAGTGACAGGTTGTCAGCGACCGGCCAGGTCAATCGATCGGGGCAGCGAGTGACAAACAAGCTGGTTGATGGCTGATCGAGGAAGTGGTCGAATTGATTCTAATTTACGACATCGGGCTAAGGTGATTTGCATGAAGCAAATTGTTTTGGCCGCGGCAGGGGGCGTTTTGTTTGCACAGTCTGTTACTTGAGCCTGTTGATTATGCTAATTTAGTGTCTGGCGTTATGCTGCTGGTCAATTAATGTGCCTCGCGACGCAAACGAGCGGGTATTTCGCGACAAGCTATACTAAACGAAGTGCCTATTCATCAGAACGTATTATTGTGTTTAAAAGAACTCGTTTTTGTGGCCACTAATCTCGCGAACCATTTTCTTGTCTTTTGCAGCCAAGGAAGTTCTCACTGGTTGATCACCGATCTTGGTCTCTAAGTGGGGCTCGCGGAGTTGACCTAGATCACGTCACAACGCACTTAAAGTGGACCAATAATGGAGCAGCCTTGCGTTTGCAATTATAATTCTACATTCAACTGAAACCACCTCTCCGGGAGGCGGATAAGCCACCAGAATCCCGCCAGTCATCGATGCGTGGAACGATTGTGCTTGGGATGCAATTAGACAGACCGTAGACGGGCGCAACCTCCCGGCAAGGCTGAGTCGCCTCGAAAGTGAACTGGCCTCCCCAATCCCAATCGCAACCCAAAGTGGCCCGAAGCACCTTGCAACCGAGTACGCGATGGACGATGAgtacgaaaacgaaacgaaaggcgATTGTTTCCAGCCCCAGGACGTCGAGCAGCCGAAGACGACGTTTAATGGCAGCGGTAAGAACGTGTCCTTGCGTTTCCTTGCGCAGCCCGCTTCACCGAGTGAACCGCGAATGACCACCACCTCACCACCGACCTCGCCGtcggccgtttgtttgccggcGGCCATCAAGCGAGACCGCGCGGCGAGAGACTGTTCCGGGCGAAAGTCCTGCGTTAAAATGACTGCCAGCTCGGCTACATCGGTTGCCACACTCGCCGCCGGGACCACGTGCGACAGTGAAGACGCCGCAGACGGCGggcccaccagcaccgccactGCCGAAACGGCGCCCAAGAAGTCCAAGGTGGACTTTGTGCGGTTCGATTCGACCGAGATCCATTACACCGAGAGTGACGAGTATCGCAAGAAAATATCCGACGAGATCAAGAGGTGAGTGTTGTAAGCGGATCGGTCGCCAAATATTTAGTTGGCTTGATGGGTACTTGTGTAGATTTGGAGCCCATTTGCATAGCGGCGGCACCAGCGATGGCGCACATGGCACTAATTATCAACCAAACGGTAATGAGTGGACCGTTCAGCATCCACACCGTGGCGACTCCTGGACGGCGAATTGTGAATTCGATGGACAAACAAAGAGGAAACACTCGCACGTAAAAGGGTCATTGGCTGTGTGGTGTTTAAACGACACTTTGCCGGATCTGGATGGCCCGGCCTTTGCGATGGAACCAGAGTCCCTACGATCATCGTCGGCGTGTCTGGTTTCGGTTGCCCCGAATGTGTCACCGGCAGAGCTATTTGCCGACGGGAAGTTAAACTGTTTATCGAGCATGTTCGAAGTAACCGGCAAAACCAAATAACCGGCCCGCGTTGCGGTAATCAACGGCTTCTTCGCCGCTGTGTCACTgcgaaatgtcaaaaatgGCGGCAGCGTCAAGTCTGCTGCTACTTTGATGCGTACTTTTAGCAATTCGTGTAATCGGTACACAAACGGTCCGCAAACGGTTCACCGACGGTTCACGAAGTGGGCCCGTCCGATGGCCGTCCGATTTCTCGGTCCATTTTCGGCATTCGGGAGTCCGCGGCGCCGGTGAGCAGTGGGTTGGGttgacaaaagaaaaacgaaaggcCGTTCCAAATTTAGCACCTTCTACCGGCCACGGACGGTTTGTCTTTATTTCCCCCGCGTGTCTTTCAGCGCCTCGTCGCTGGTGCGTTCGTCGCCGCTTGCTGCTCCGTTTGCCGGCTAATGAGTCAAATCTTTCTCTTAAGTCGGTGCCTTTCTCCGACCTTTTGACTTTGGCGCGGAAGGATCTCCTGCGCGGCGGTGCAACCATTGCGGTGTCGCCTAGTTACGGTCAAGATAGCCGCTTTAAAGGCAGGCAGATTGTTGataacaaacaaatggcgaaCATGAATCAGCTCCGGGCGACAGATCATCGGGGACGAGGGAACGATTTTAATTTGCCCTGCGCCATGGCCCCCACCAAACCGGTCGGTTGCACCACTGGTTAGCGAATCGCGCCAAAGTATGACGTCACTCCCCGTTCGGCAAACAATAGTCAcacgccggccggtggtgcaCTATGGGAAATTTGTCTAGAGCAGAcggccatgttttgttttaggaagaatctaccCACGCGATCTCGTCATGAATGTTTTCGTCCATCATAAAACTATCTTTAACTGTATCAGTAAAGCCAAGTGTATGGTTTCGTCGCCCCCTATAACCCCTATAGCCCCCTATAAAAGGAACTAGTTATTGCTGTGATACCAACGTGGTTTTGAAGAGTAGTTTTTATCGCTCTTTCGACTTTGgcagatgaattctcggaaaaTACGCAATATGGAAGGTTAAAAATTCCGTTCGTTTATACctaaaatcctcacttttttAAGTAggtttatgaccgccttttccccatagtgtgCTGCTTgtgagtgagcgaaagagcgaaTGCGCCCGCCGAGAGAGAAGTGCCATCCGGTGAGTGAATCATTCGCTCGCACGACGAATCGGGTCCCGAACAGCCCGCggtgaacaaaattgagtgcccgagctacaCCCCTttgcctgcgacgcggcggaggatGGCTGAGGCGGCTGAACTCGAACCCCCCGCTGCCTGCGACGGGGAAGAGGAAGGGCGATCGCGACGCTCACTGCGGTGAGCATGGGGCGGAAAAACTCGCCATGGCGAGTGACCAGTTTTCCTCGACTCGGGACTCGCCGGAATACGGCGCCGCCGGTCGTAAAATCGCCGGACTCGGCTCGCACTCGCAGTTGCGAAAAAGAACTCGCCAGCATCGGTTGCGCCAGAACAGAACGGAGGTCCCGGCTCCGAAGTGAGCGAGAAGCGTAGAAGTGTAGAATGCGTAACAAGAATAGACGATCGACGGCGACGCAATCCTCCTCCGCGAAGTCACCGGCCCCACGTGGcacttttgctttcgcttccgCTGCTCGATCCATGCGGCAGCCCTCTTCGGTTTTCTGccgcgcggtggtggtccttCGTCGGCCGCCGATTTCGGAGCTGACACCGGCTGGTTCAAAGACCCTCAGGATGTGCGCTTTGGCTCCGCCGTTAGAGTAGTGTCCGTTGATCCGTTGGGCTCCGATGGGAATGGCCGTCGCTAGCCGGCCATCGTGAGTCGCGTAAGTGCGCCGTGCGGCCAAGTGTCCTGATTGCATCGGCCGAATTCGGTGAAGGCGACGAAACCGacgaggaaacaaaaacgactcGTCACGTGGTTCACGATCATCcatcactctttctctctgtgtgtgtctctctctctctctccccctgTGTCTCTGTTACCGTAGCAGTGTGTTGTTCTTTCTCCGTTAAAGAGTTGAATAGTCGTCGTTCCAATATCCAGCTTCAGCTGCACGGTCGTGTGTGCTGTGTTATTACTTGAGTTGCGCGTAGTTTGGAGCTCCCTTACTGTGTTGGTGGCCCGCCCGTGTGCTCGGTGTACGTGTTCTCGGTGTGCCCGCTCGTATGTATCCTGTGGGGCGCCTCGCTCTCGGTCCGGAGGTCCAGAAGGTCCAGCGCCACTAGTGGCCAATCCAGGCGACGCACCAAATCGGAGGCGAACcagaaggaaagcaaaacgtAAGTTCGGAATGGTGCGTTTGCTGAAATTCCCCGATGCCGGTGCGTGTGCTCGGGGGTGATCAGCGCGATCCGGTTCCCCGGTTCTGGGAACAACAAACATCTGCCAAACAACACAACGCGCTCCGCACGATCGTCCGCTTCGTTCCGCCGCTGCGATCAGCTGCGAAGGGAACGTTTGATCGCCGTCCAGACCTCCGGCGCGCTCCGGGCACCTGGCTGACCTTCAACTTCAGACCGGTGCCGTTTCGCGCTCCCCCCTTCCCCCCGTGTCGATCATTATCGACGCACTCGAAACGCGGTCCGCGAATCGCTCACCCGTCAGCCATTTAAACGCCCCGAGACGCCCCTACCAAACGATCGGCCGATCCGGAGCAGCGTGCCCGTTCTCCCCAGAGCCGTTCATCACTGTCGCGCGGTTTGGGACTCGTAGCGTAAACACAGCTCCGCAACGGAGAAAGGTATTCCGCCGATTCGGATCACGCGCCAGGCAAGAGGCACggcgagaagaaaacaatgcaaaacgaaaacaccaCTGGAATTAGCATAAAAGTGGGGCATAAGAAATCAACACGGCCCTCTGAGCTGCAGATCCGCCACTGTCGgacggtggcgaaggaaagAAGTGGCTCATTTTTAACCCAACACCGCCCGACTGCCGCGGGAACGAAGCGATTCGTCCAAAGGACGTCGCCTGGAGCTCGAAGGAAAAGTGCAAAGTGCAGTCAAGTGCAATCGgttggaaattgaaacacaTCTCCTGTGCGTCATGTAAGCAGCCGAAGGCGGCAAAAATGTCGAAGGCAAACAGCACCACGTAATGTGTTACATTGAAGAGCATCCGTTTCGGACGAGTTCTACCtttccggccaccgtgtccAAAATCATTTCCGATGCAAAGCCGGAGTCCGATGGCTGCGTGgtgttttgtatttgtttgtaatGCGCCAGTAACACGGCGAGCGAGCGCGTGTAATGCATGTGTTCAGTTGATCTCGTTTTCTTGTATTAGTTTCGTCGTATTTCATTGGCCATTATCACGTGCCAGATGAGTCTCGGTGAAGCCAACACGAAAGAGAGTGTCCTGATCGTTTGGGTCAGGGTTGGTTGCGTGAGGTACCGTGAGGAACGCTCCGTTATCGCCTACAACCAACTGTTCCGATAGATCTTTCTTTTCGAGAAGCGTTGCATCGATTTGTATTGGACGTGCATTTTAAACTTCGAAGAGACGCTCTTATCTTCTCGACGAAGCGCGGAAAGAACGTCTTCACTACGCCTCTGGGGAAGATTTGTCCGGACGAGGTCAAACAACACGACCTCTGGTGATTGTTGATAATCGCACGGGGTTTCCCCGCCAGATTGGACGGCACTACTGGCTTGGTAAGGGATTTGCCAGAGCAACTTGTTTCGCGTGCGGAATCAGTTGTCGTTGATATTTGAGCGAAGGAAGAGCTGTGGACGAAAATGTGGTCGCTACGTGGTACAGCCCTCGCGTTGATCTTGCTCGTCGGGTAAGGATGATTTCAGTGATCTTCGGTTGTATCGATAGTAGTGGTGATCGTTGCTCTTCTCCACTTCCCGATGCAGATACGCTGCTGGCAACATTTTCAGTGTAATAACAGTCGATCAGGGTCACTACAAGATCGAATACGTAACGGACGGTAATCTCCAATCGGCTCTCGGTAGCATTCCCAATCCCAGCGCAGTCCGCGAGCTCGACTTGAGTGCCAATGCGCTAACTGCAGTTAGTGCGAGAGATTTTCTTGCGTTTCACCAGCTGAACCAGCTAAATCTGTCGTCGAATCTGCTGCAGGGGGTGGTTGATCTCTCCCAGCTCGGAATGGTGCGGTCCATTGACCTGAACAACAACGACATCGAGGAGGTCAAGCTTGGACGGTCCGTGGAGAAGCTGTCGGCCGCAAATAACCACATCAAGAGGATGCACTGCGACGGAAGCCCGACGAAGCTGattttggccaacaacaagATCGGCTCGCTGACCAGCCTGGTACCGCCGTGTGTGAACGAGGTGCAACATTTGGACTTGTCCGTgaacgaaatcgacaccgTTGACTTTGGGAACCTCGAAGAGGCCAGCGACTCGCTCAGACATTTGGATTTGTCGTTCAATTTCATCTTCGATGTGCGTAACTCGCGCGAAGTCATCTTTTCCGAGCTTGACAAGCTCGATCTGTCCACGAACAAGATATCGTTCGTTGGGGTACCGTTCAACGTTGCCCAGAGAGCGAAATCGGTAAATCTCAGCCACAATCGGATCGTCATGATAGACAGCAAA
The nucleotide sequence above comes from Anopheles bellator chromosome 1, idAnoBellAS_SP24_06.2, whole genome shotgun sequence. Encoded proteins:
- the LOC131206181 gene encoding probable serine/threonine-protein kinase DDB_G0278509, which produces MWSLRGTALALILLVGYAAGNIFSVITVDQGHYKIEYVTDGNLQSALGSIPNPSAVRELDLSANALTAVSARDFLAFHQLNQLNLSSNLLQGVVDLSQLGMVRSIDLNNNDIEEVKLGRSVEKLSAANNHIKRMHCDGSPTKLILANNKIGSLTSLVPPCVNEVQHLDLSVNEIDTVDFGNLEEASDSLRHLDLSFNFIFDVRNSREVIFSELDKLDLSTNKISFVGVPFNVAQRAKSVNLSHNRIVMIDSKLKLASHTTSFDLSGNVLQCASLTAFYKKYPHLGSTPRQCNPDDSPMSERRDCCEPLSAPFADRLIELKRQEHSLLSNPRDPKGRTTCQMDNESRSKKVQTLRRRYQVPVSEAILREQVKKKLQGEKEQYEMRLKTNQEATVKVREVLFEATRTQNITTDNTAEVTSTLADVIRGYENQLAAEERRKHAAVKDWNLYQLQIEEAEGERDRLNKLIAVQDSQIAEANATYVELQSKQERLTKVLASRNAAAVK